A single bacterium DNA region contains:
- a CDS encoding cupin domain-containing protein: protein MARTSEGGPFVKRLDARGETHLPLLTEGVARRMRAGMVTLGPGEECGRHSTEDYEEVLVVLEGRGEAELEGYGALALEAGQVAYIPPETFHNVHNRGDGALRYVYVVAPAS, encoded by the coding sequence ATGGCTCGAACGAGCGAAGGCGGCCCGTTCGTCAAACGCCTCGACGCCCGGGGCGAAACCCACCTCCCCCTCCTCACCGAAGGCGTCGCGAGGCGCATGCGCGCGGGGATGGTAACGCTCGGGCCGGGCGAGGAGTGCGGCCGCCACAGCACCGAGGACTACGAGGAGGTTTTGGTGGTACTCGAGGGCCGCGGCGAGGCCGAGCTGGAGGGCTACGGCGCGCTCGCGCTCGAGGCGGGGCAAGTCGCGTACATCCCGCCGGAGACGTTCCACAACGTGCACAACCGCGGCGACGGCGCCCTCCGCTACGTCTACGTCGTCGCGCCGGCGTCGTAA